A genomic region of candidate division WOR-3 bacterium contains the following coding sequences:
- a CDS encoding DUF4438 domain-containing protein, translated as MLKTNEDKLVMMSVQGKIANPGGPRAHSVDAEGKPFLLPGTGGIVYNVKVGDPAFGWEADHIEPGVSTILDEKDRYLGPNAGYNFYACIGNEAIVKTGDAKGKKGIVTGHHGGAEHVLIDFADEVLEKLSLDDRILIKGYGQGLKLLDYPDIFVYNLDPQLLHRLRIKPAGDKIRVPVTACIPAELMGSGTGSLMMGAGDYDIMTTDRAFIKKHGIDKIRLGDLVALLDHDNLYGRSFRKGAITIGVVIHGDCRYAGHGPGVSTILTSSRPLIEPVLDPNANIAKILKIGRFRKRRG; from the coding sequence ATGCTAAAAACCAATGAAGATAAGCTGGTAATGATGTCGGTTCAGGGTAAAATCGCCAACCCCGGGGGACCGCGTGCCCACAGCGTGGATGCTGAAGGAAAACCTTTCCTTTTGCCGGGTACCGGTGGAATTGTTTATAATGTGAAAGTGGGTGACCCGGCGTTCGGCTGGGAAGCCGACCATATCGAACCAGGGGTATCCACCATCCTTGATGAAAAGGACCGTTATCTCGGACCCAACGCTGGCTATAATTTTTATGCCTGCATCGGGAATGAGGCAATCGTAAAGACTGGAGATGCCAAGGGTAAAAAGGGTATCGTTACCGGGCACCATGGAGGTGCCGAACATGTGCTCATTGACTTCGCCGACGAGGTATTGGAAAAACTCTCCCTTGATGACAGAATCTTAATCAAAGGGTATGGTCAGGGTCTTAAATTGCTTGATTATCCGGATATTTTCGTCTACAATCTTGATCCTCAATTGCTCCATCGGTTGAGAATAAAACCTGCTGGTGACAAGATTCGCGTGCCGGTCACGGCCTGCATTCCAGCAGAACTGATGGGTTCAGGAACGGGTAGTCTGATGATGGGTGCTGGAGATTATGACATCATGACCACTGACCGCGCTTTCATCAAAAAGCACGGCATTGATAAAATCCGCTTGGGTGACCTTGTGGCACTTTTAGATCATGATAATCTCTACGGCCGAAGTTTCCGTAAAGGAGCAATCACGATTGGTGTTGTCATCCATGGTGATTGTCGCTATGCTGGCCATGGACCGGGTGTCAGCACCATTCTAACATCTTCCCGTCCCCTAATCGAACCGGTGCTGGACCCGAATGCAAATATTGCGAAAATTTTAAAGATCGGCAGGTTCAGGAAGAGACGCGGTTGA
- a CDS encoding HNH endonuclease, which yields MLHKSVLLLNQNYEPLTVLKLRRAITLLLLGKVDLIENDREKSIRAVNLELPVPSVLRLKYYVQIKRKDIPLNKKNILKRDNHQCQYCGKKTGPMTTDHVIPKALGGEDSWENLVCACLECNNRKGNRTLQAANMKLLRKPKKPNYFTFVLKEIGTPDDKWRPYLFQS from the coding sequence TCACGGTATTAAAATTGCGCCGAGCAATCACCCTGCTTCTACTTGGTAAAGTAGACCTCATTGAGAATGACCGGGAAAAATCAATCCGGGCGGTGAATTTAGAGTTGCCCGTACCTTCGGTTTTGCGCTTAAAGTATTATGTTCAAATAAAGAGAAAGGATATTCCACTCAACAAAAAAAATATCCTAAAAAGAGACAATCATCAATGCCAGTATTGCGGCAAAAAGACCGGACCAATGACAACCGATCATGTCATTCCCAAGGCACTGGGTGGAGAAGATTCCTGGGAAAATCTGGTATGTGCCTGCCTTGAATGTAATAACCGCAAGGGCAATCGTACCCTCCAGGCCGCCAATATGAAGTTGTTGAGAAAACCTAAAAAGCCAAATTATTTCACATTCGTTTTGAAGGAAATCGGCACACCCGATGATAAATGGCGGCCTTATTTGTTCCAATCCTGA
- a CDS encoding M42 family metallopeptidase, translating into MLKELTEINGVSGDEDKIRSFIKTKIKGYAAEIIEDDYGNLIIRKGKIKNTKILLAAHMDEVGLMITGIEKNGLLRFRTIGLQVGTILAKRVVIGDKKVPGVIGHKPIHLTHPGERSKNLEVKDLFIDIGTNSREESERLVQIGDTATFDTKFYQNNGLIFGKAFDNRIGCYILIELIRKTNIPAYYAFTVQEEIGLRGARLVSFRINPDLALAVDTTGTAEFPEQKDVPDYPVLGRGPVLTVADATILCDKKLLELFENTAQQNHIPYQFKQPMIGGTDAGVMHLARAGVPAMVISTPARYIHSPIAIASMRDITNGIRLLSLTLEKILKGAKWN; encoded by the coding sequence ATGCTTAAGGAACTCACGGAAATAAACGGTGTAAGTGGCGATGAGGATAAAATACGCTCTTTTATAAAAACAAAGATCAAAGGATATGCCGCGGAGATCATTGAAGATGACTATGGTAATCTGATTATTCGGAAGGGCAAGATTAAAAATACCAAAATTCTCCTTGCCGCCCATATGGATGAAGTAGGTCTTATGATAACCGGTATCGAAAAAAACGGTCTTTTAAGGTTTAGAACCATCGGTCTGCAGGTTGGAACAATCCTGGCAAAAAGAGTGGTGATCGGGGATAAAAAGGTCCCGGGTGTGATAGGTCATAAACCAATCCACCTCACCCATCCCGGAGAGAGAAGTAAAAATCTTGAAGTTAAAGACCTTTTTATCGATATCGGCACCAACTCCCGTGAAGAGAGCGAAAGATTAGTACAAATTGGTGACACCGCTACTTTTGATACTAAATTTTATCAAAACAATGGTCTGATTTTCGGCAAGGCATTTGATAATCGGATTGGTTGTTATATCCTGATCGAATTAATTCGGAAAACAAACATTCCTGCCTATTATGCCTTTACTGTCCAGGAAGAGATTGGTTTGCGCGGTGCCCGACTAGTAAGCTTCAGAATAAATCCGGACCTAGCCTTAGCCGTTGATACCACCGGCACCGCCGAATTTCCGGAGCAAAAGGATGTTCCAGATTATCCGGTCCTGGGACGGGGTCCAGTGTTGACTGTTGCGGATGCTACAATCCTTTGCGATAAAAAGCTCCTCGAGTTATTTGAAAATACTGCCCAGCAAAACCACATACCCTATCAATTCAAACAACCAATGATTGGTGGAACAGATGCGGGAGTGATGCACCTTGCCCGGGCTGGTGTTCCAGCGATGGTCATTTCCACACCAGCTCGTTATATC